In Centropristis striata isolate RG_2023a ecotype Rhode Island chromosome 1, C.striata_1.0, whole genome shotgun sequence, one DNA window encodes the following:
- the zgc:158803 gene encoding LUC7 domain-containing protein, producing the protein MSAQAQMRAMLDQLMGTGRDGDTMRQRIKFTDERVCKSHLLDSCPHDILSGTRMDLGECMKVHDLALRADYEIASKEQEYFFELDAAEHLQSFIADCDRRTELAKKRLAETQDEISAEVAAKAERVHELNEEIGKMLARAEQLGSEGNVDEAQQLLEMVEKTRGLKKEAEDVYRNSMPASSFQQQKLRVCEVCSAYLGLHDNDRRLADHFGGKLHLGFIEIREKLEKLRKAVIEKQERMRTRRREERERDDERERQWELEREREREREREREREREWERERERERDRRRSRSRSGERYREGGSSSSHHSRRHHSSRSREEGGERDRERERKHRHKDSHRSRSHSHRRKKKRSSRERSSHTREREPSPSQEQSAEGWREDKPECRDWADKEKSPNADTAKGRERERSLSYERDRRSSSEERESGEI; encoded by the exons ATGTCGGCCCAGGCACAGATGCGAGCCATGCTGGACCAGCTCATGGGGACGGGGAGAGACG gAGATACCATGCGGCAGAGAATCAAATTCACAGATGAGCGAGTCTGCAAAAGTCACCTCCTGGATTCATGTCCTCATGATATTCTGTCAGGCACC AGAATGGATCTGGGAGAGTGTATGAAAGTACATGACTTGGCCCTCAGAGCAGACTACGAGATCGCCTCTAAGGAGCAGGAGTACTTCTTCGAACTAGAT GCTGCTGAACACCTTCAGTCTTTCATCGCTGACTGCGACCGGAGAACCGAACTGGCAAAGAAGAGACTAGCCGAGACACAGGATGAGATCAGCGCTGAAGTGGCTGCAAAG GCTGAACGTGTCCACGAGCTGAATGAAGAGATCGGGAAGATGCTGGCTCGAGCGGAGCAGCTTGGCAGCGAGGGGAACGTAGACGAAGCCCAGCAACTGCTTGAAATGGTGGAGAAGACCCGGGGCTTGAAGAAAGAAGCAGAG gaTGTGTACAGAAACTCGATGCCAGCCTCCagctttcaacaacaaaaactaaGAGTGTGTGAGGTGTGCTCTGCTTACTTGGGTCTTCATGACAATGATCGTCGTCTAGCTGACCATTTTGGGGGCAAACTGCACCTCGGCTTCATTGAAATACGGGAGAAGCTTGAAAAGCTCAGG AAAGCAGTTATAGAGAAACAAGAAAGAATGCGAACAAGAAGACGAGAGGAACGTGAAAGAGATGACGAAAGAGAGCGACAGTGGGAGTTGGAGCGGGAACGAGAAAGAGAGCGGGAACGAGAGCGCGAAAGGGAGCGAGAATGGGAAAGGGAGCGAGAAAGGGAGAGGGACCGAAGGAG GTCAAGATCTAGAAGTGGAGAACGATACAG ggaAGGGGGCTCGTCGTCCTCCCATCATTCAAGACGCCACCACTCTTCTCGTTCCAGAGAAGAAGGTGGAGAACGGGAtcgggagagggagaggaaacaTCGACACAAGGACAGCCATCGCTCGCGCTCCCACTCTCACAGACGCAAAAAGAAGAG GTCCTCCAGAGAAAGATCATCTCACACTCGCGAAAGAGAGCCCTCGCCGTCCCAGGAGCAGTCTGCAGAGGGTTGGCGTGAGGACAAGCCAGAGTGCAGAGACTGGGCGGACAAAGAGAAGTCCCCGAATGCGGACACAGCCAAGGGCAGGGAACGAGAGAGATCCCTGTCGTACGAGCGGGACCGACGCTCCAGCTCAGAGGAGCGAGAGTCCGGGGAGATATGA
- the smdt1b gene encoding single-pass membrane protein with aspartate-rich tail 1b produces the protein MATGILRLPLRLSTKNAGIMSRNSGMKTSNISRTTQIRTAVTTSSGAILPRPAKTPFGLIRMTAVVVPFLYVGTLISKNFAALLEEHDIFVPEDDDDDD, from the exons ATGGCGACGGGTATACTGCGGCTCCCGCTGCGACTTTCCACCAAAAATGCGGGGATAATGAGCCGCAACAGCGGCatgaaaacatcaaacatatCCCGGACGACCCAAATCAGGACCGCGGTAACAACGTCGTCTGGGGCAATCTTACCGAGACCGGCCAAA ACACCATTTGGTCTTATCCGCATGACAGCGGTGGTGGTGCCTTTCCTGTACGTGGGAACTCTGATCAGTAAGAACTTTGCTGCTCTCTTGGAGGAGCACGATATCTTTGTCCCTGAAGACGACGATGACGACGATTGA
- the LOC131976143 gene encoding TRIO and F-actin-binding protein-like produces MDSEVNRKWQQFETMSFRDMSVQSLIGAQAYHSSTQQASQSLVSFQTYQSSPEEADQPVTGSQTDISNPKAAPPSVNGVQTIQTNKEALQKEALSLRKQVESIKRERAAMGIEVDSPCGPGAPCRARLEAMELAHRKALQELQERHAREIRELEKQRVKMLQEESQTAAKAMEALRAAHREELQREVEKARRSAGGAAHVDSSFRGHMPQADVLHSELDVLSERYSQKCLELSRTEQSSLGRETELSRKERELEQLRRENQELKAKLAEEISRMRYFITGQSSDTVSLGNTERAASEVETLLRAKDNELQYLKKEISCLQNEVQSLKKEKEAAYERYKEAYVELSDTRGRSQLETSSLNEHLRLANAALQEGARQT; encoded by the exons ATGGACTCAGAGGTCAACAGGAAGTGGCAACAATTTGAGACGATGTCATTCAGGGACATGAGCGTGCAGTCTCTCATTGGAGCCCAGGCTTATCACTCAAGCACCCAACAGGCATCACAGTCCCTCGTTAGCTTCCAGACGTATCAGTCGAGCCCAGAGGAGGCCGATCAGCCTGTAACCGGGTCACAAACTGATATATCAAACCCAAAAGCGGCTCCTCCATCAGTTAATGGAGTCCAGACCATTCAAACAAATAAAGAAGCACTTCAAAAGGAG GCTCTCTCTCTTCGAAAGCAAGTGGAGAGCATTAAGAGGGAGCGTGCAGCCATGGGGATAGAGGTGGACAGCCCATGTGGCCCCGGGGCCCCCTGTAGGGCCAGACTAGAAGCCATGGAATTAGCCCATCGGAAAGCActgcaggagctgcaggagagacACGCGAGGGAGATCAGGGAGCTGGAGAAGCAGAGAGTCAagatgctgcaggaggagagccAGACAGCTGCCAAAG CTATGGAGGCACTGAGAGCAGCTCacagagaggagctgcagagagaggtggagaaggCCAGGAGGTCAGCTGGAGGCGCTGCACACGTGGATTCATCATTCAGAGGCCACAT gccgCAGGCAGACGTCTTGCACAGTGAGTTAGATGTGCTGTCAGAGCGCTACTCTCAGAAGTGCCTGGAGCTGAGCCGCACTGAGCAGAGCAGCCTGGGCCGAGAGACTGAGCTCAGCCGCAAGGAAAGAGAGCTGGAGCAGCTCAGGAGAGAGAACCAG GAGCTTAAGGCCAAACTGGCGGAAGAGATCAGCCGCATGCGTTATTTCATCACCGGGCAGAGCTCGGACACGGTATCTCTTGGCAACACAGAGCGCGCTGCATCGGAAGTAGAG acattACTAAGGGCAAAAGACAATGAGTTGCaatatcttaaaaaagaaatcagctGCCTACAGAATGAAGTACAGTCTCTTAAAAAG GAGAAAGAAGCAGCTTATGAGCGTTACAAGGAGGCCTACGTAGAGCTGAGTGACACAAGGGGTCGGAGCCAGTTGGAGACGAGCTCCCTGAACGAACACTTGAGACTGGCCAACGCTGCACTTCAGGAGGGAGCGAGACAAACCTGA
- the LOC131971264 gene encoding myosin phosphatase Rho-interacting protein-like, with protein MSRLDEHGKWRKHWFVLRDTSLRFYRDSEAEESDDLDGEINLKSCVNASDCDVEKNYGLQIKTKRAVFTLSVMTSRIRRNWVKLLNQAIQNKTHQSDTGSEKENPLSRRPSSCQPPARFTCRDSGYEPTTSTSNNTAANSHQAENQNRSGDEDLDLSPASQREEGEGWDREQAKRLEERNKC; from the exons ATGTCCAGACTGGATGAACATGGCAAG TGGAGAAAACACTGGTTCGTTCTGCGTGACACTTCACTGAGGTTCTACAGAGACTCGGAGGCTGAGGAG TCAGATGATCTGGATGGAGAGATCAACCTGAAATCCTGTGTGAATGCGTCTGACTGTGACGTAGAGAAGAACTATGgactacaaataaaa ACAAAGAGAGCAGTGTTCACTCTGTCTGTTATGACCTCCAGAATACGGCGGAACTGGGTGAAGTTACTAAATCAGGCCATCCAGAACAAGACGCA CCAATCAGACACCGGCAGCGAGAAAGAGAACCCCCTCTCCCGGAGACCGTCGTCATGCCAACCCCCTGCTCGGTTCACCTGCAGGGACTCTGGCTATGAACCGACCACTTCCACCTCCAACAACACAGCTGCAAACTCCCATCAGGCCGAGAACCAGAACCGAAGCGGAGACGAGGATCTGGACTTATCTCCAGCCAGTCagagggaggaaggggagggCTGGGACCGCGAACAAGCCAAGCGATTGGAGGAGAGGAACAAGTG CTGA